From the Thunnus thynnus unplaced genomic scaffold, fThuThy2.1 SCAFFOLD_113, whole genome shotgun sequence genome, the window tttcagctcattgttttggttttaggaGCCACAGCATTGCAGTTTTAATTCTCATCAAATGTCAAATGCAAACTTTCATTGCCAATgtacaatatttgcatatgaGTGTTACTAATGGTTTGGCTTTCGTACCATCATAATCAATTTTGCCGtcattgtttttgtctccatcctTCATCAGCTCCTCTATGTCGTCTTCAGTGATGGCCTCTCCAGTGGACTCCAGCATGGCCTTCAGCTCCTCGAGGTCTATGTAGCCGTCGCCGTTCCTCAACACAAGATGAAAGAATCAATCTCAGATGCAGTCAAAAGTAACCtcaacaagttttttttttttttttttttttaaacatcagtaataattttgtattattaaagtCTTCAATATGAACTTTGTTTTCACAGTGCCAacctttttatatatttgtaaatactTGGAGACACTGTATATGTACTTATGGACTTGTACTATATATGTGTACttatatatgtgcatgtatgcTCGTGTTTGTTGAGCTCTGTTTGATTTTAGTGATATTTAAACCAATGTCCATCTACTAGTGTTAGTCAATactgatttattttacagtcaAGGGTGACATTTCCTTGGAATTCTGAAGTGACACTGTGCAGAATATGAACAGAAATATAAAGAGAAACCTACTTGTCAAACATACGGAAAAGTTCAGCCAACTCCTCCTCTGATTTTCCTTTGCTCTCCTCCTTCATGCAGCGGACCATCATAACCAGGAACTCATCAAAGTCTACTGTACCGCTGCCTGTGAGCACACGCCATGATATTATATAGACATATATCTATATCATACTTCACATTTAAATCAGATTAACTTTTCCCTTTAGTTGCTTTAATGTCATTAAATATCATTTATACTCTGTAACGTCTTGTTGCAGCTCTTCATTTATCAGATAGAAATATTATACATGTCTGCTGCATCATCTTAGCTTTGGAGACTTTAGGATCTCCACTACAACTTAAAATCACTGTGAGTTTGTAATGAACGACTGACACTGGTTGGTGATGTCAGAGAGGTTCAATCTAAACCTGGTTTATGTTTCATTCAAAATGTCAGCATCTTATGAGGTTACTAACCATTAATTCCTGTGCTTACTTTAATGTTTGCCTTGGCCTTGAATCCCAAAGTCTCACAGTGATATCCTTGATATTTAGGGTGAAGCCTTTTACTGCTCCCAGATATACAT encodes:
- the LOC137178734 gene encoding troponin C, slow skeletal and cardiac muscles-like, which codes for MRMLGQNPTPEELQEMIDEVDEDGSGTVDFDEFLVMMVRCMKEESKGKSEEELAELFRMFDKNGDGYIDLEELKAMLESTGEAITEDDIEELMKDGDKNNDGKIDYDEFLEFMKGVE